One window from the genome of Hydra vulgaris chromosome 02, alternate assembly HydraT2T_AEP encodes:
- the LOC100203582 gene encoding lysosomal aspartic protease isoform X2, giving the protein MKALSLTILLLCASLIFSEIHRIKIKKLETTVRRTLREQGFDFQKLGFQSEWGESPEVLRNYMDAQYYGDISLGTPPQPFKVVFDTGSSNLWVPSSHCGWTDIACLTHNKYHGDKSSTYVQNGTKFSIQYGSGSCSGYQSIDTLQVADIIVKNQMFGEATSEPGIAFVAAKFDGLLGMGYSQISVNGVVPPFYNMVDQKLVEDAVFSFYLDRNVNDSTGGELLLGGVDSSKFVGDITYTPVTVEGYWQFKMDKVVVNGEPMFCASGCNAIADTGTSLIAGPTEEVNKLNQMIGATPIVGGEYIIDCAKVPTLPSLEFWIGGKKFVLKGSDYVLKVSTLGQTECISGFIAIDVPPPRGPLWILGDVFIGPYYTVFDLKNNRVGFANTK; this is encoded by the exons ATGAAAGCCCTATCTCTGACGATCCTACTGTTATGTGCATCCctgattttttcagaaattcACAG aataaaaataaaaaaactcgaaaCGACTGTCAGGCGCACTCTACGAGAGCAAggttttgattttcaaaaacttggTTTTCAATCGGAATGGGGAGAATCACCAGAAGTTCTTCGAAACTATATGgat gCACAATACTATGGTGATATTTCACTAGGCACTCCTCCTCAGCCATTTAAAGTTGTCTTTGATACTGGATCATCAAATTTGTGGGTTCCTTCATCACATTGTGGCTGGACTGATATTGCCTGCT taaCTCACAACAAATATCATGGAGATAAATCAAGTACATATGTTCAGAATGGCACAAAATTTTCCATTCAATATGGTAGTGGAAGTTGTTCTGGATACCAAAGTATCGATACTTTAcag GTTGCAgacattattgtaaaaaatcaaatgtttggAGAAGCAACCTCTGAACCTGGTATTGCTTTTGTTGCTGCCAAGTTTGATGGATTGTTAGGAATGGGTTACAGTCAAATATCTGTAAATGGTGTTGTTCCACCATTCTATAATATGGTTGATCAAAAGCTTGTGGAGGATGCTGTGTTTTCCTTTTATCTTGatag gaatgtTAATGATTCTACTGGTGGAGAACTTTTATTAGGAGGAGTAGATTCGTCAAAGTTTGTAGGAGATATTACATACACACCAGTTACCGTTGAAGGCTATTGGCAATTTAAAATGGATAA ggTTGTAGTTAATGGTGAGCCTATGTTTTGTGCTTCTGGTTGTAATGCTATTGCTGATACTGGTACGTCTCTGATTGCTGGGCCAACAGAGGAGGTTAACAAGCTTAATCAGATGATTGGAGCTACACCTATAGTTGGAGGGGAATATATCATTGATTGTGCTAAAGTTCCGACTTTGCCTTCTCTTGAGTTTTGGATTGGTGGAAAGAAGTTTGTACTAAAGGGTTCTGACTATGTTTTAAAG gtTTCGACATTAGGACAAACGGAATGTATCAGTGGATTTATTGCCATAGATGTTCCTCCTCCTAGAGGACCTTTATGGATCCTTGGAGATGTTTTTATTGGTCCTTATTATACAGTTTTTGACCTCAAAAACAATCGCGTTGGATTTGCTAATACAAAATAA
- the LOC136076898 gene encoding uncharacterized protein LOC136076898: MDRGKRQRLSGSQYKKIRLQREANSAKQKNALLHFLSRSSSEKALAPIVASTSNQNEVEIEIESGGEIEYADSVSVNEYRNSGNDITAKEPENVDEVEFISNLSEVVVQNVDDIGQNENNEDQSGEDPKTIKICLLILMIRQNGL, from the coding sequence ATGGACCGTGGTAAGAGACAGCGCTTGTCTGGGTCACAATACAAGAAAATTAGGCTTCAACGTGAAGCAAATTCTGCCAAACAGAAGAATGCTTTGTTGCACTTTTTGAGCAGGTCATCAAGCGAAAAAGCACTGGCACCTATAGTAGCTTCAACTTCAAACCAAAATGAAGTTGAAATTGAAATCGAAAGCGGTGGAGAAATAGAATATGCGGATAGTGTTAGTGTTAATGAATATAGAAATTCTGGAAATGATATAACTGCTAAAGAACCAGAAAATGTTGATGAAGTGGAATTTATCTCCAATTTAAGTGAAGTTGTTGTACAGAACGTCGATGATATAGGacaaaatgaaaacaatgaagATCAAAGTGGTGAAGACCCCAAAACCATAAAGATTTGCCTCTTAATTTTAATGATCCGGCAAAATGGCCTATAA